A region of Nocardioides alkalitolerans DNA encodes the following proteins:
- a CDS encoding acyl-CoA dehydrogenase family protein, with product MTLTAARPTATWDTVLAELAERRGEFHAQSYVPRDFVARLKELGIYRASAPQQFGGEPVPPAEFLQMIERIAAVDGSTGWVATFGSALTYLGSLPLETQAEIYRDGPDVAYAGGLFPVHPVKETADGYIVNGRWKFASGCMGADWIGVGIPGDESSGGKPRAVVLRPEQVRIIQEWDVTGLKASGSFDVVVEDVEVPREWTFVRGGASHIDEPLHRYPAIGYQAQVFAAVALGVAGAALEYVREAGSRTGITGAPPLATRAYYRTQFAHATAALRSARAWFLEVADQVWQTVLAGDEVSPEQHADIRVSAAHMADVAARVVADLCAISGSATSNNQHPLQVMRQDVSVPQLHAFLGQSWYDAGGSVLLGQPPTVPGFA from the coding sequence ATGACCCTCACCGCAGCCCGACCCACCGCCACGTGGGACACCGTGCTCGCGGAGCTGGCCGAGCGCCGGGGCGAGTTCCACGCGCAGTCCTACGTGCCGCGCGACTTCGTCGCCCGCCTCAAGGAGCTCGGCATCTACCGGGCCTCGGCGCCCCAGCAGTTCGGTGGCGAGCCGGTCCCGCCGGCCGAGTTCCTCCAGATGATCGAGCGCATCGCGGCGGTCGACGGCTCGACCGGCTGGGTCGCCACCTTCGGGTCGGCGCTGACCTACCTCGGCAGCCTCCCCCTCGAGACGCAGGCAGAGATCTACCGCGACGGCCCGGACGTGGCCTACGCCGGCGGGCTCTTCCCGGTCCACCCCGTGAAGGAGACCGCCGACGGCTACATCGTCAACGGCCGGTGGAAGTTCGCGAGCGGCTGCATGGGCGCCGACTGGATCGGCGTCGGCATCCCCGGTGACGAGTCGAGCGGCGGCAAGCCGCGGGCCGTGGTGCTGCGCCCCGAGCAGGTCCGGATCATCCAGGAGTGGGACGTCACGGGGCTGAAGGCCTCCGGGTCGTTCGACGTCGTGGTGGAGGACGTCGAGGTGCCGCGCGAGTGGACCTTCGTGCGCGGCGGCGCCTCCCACATCGACGAGCCCCTGCACCGCTACCCCGCGATCGGCTACCAGGCCCAGGTCTTCGCCGCCGTCGCCCTCGGTGTCGCCGGGGCCGCGCTGGAGTACGTGCGCGAGGCCGGGTCCCGCACCGGCATCACCGGCGCTCCGCCGCTCGCCACCCGGGCCTACTACCGCACGCAGTTCGCGCACGCGACCGCCGCGCTGCGCTCCGCCCGCGCCTGGTTCCTCGAGGTCGCCGACCAGGTCTGGCAGACGGTCCTCGCCGGGGACGAGGTGTCCCCGGAGCAGCACGCCGACATCCGCGTCTCGGCGGCCCACATGGCCGACGTCGCGGCGCGGGTCGTCGCCGACCTCTGCGCCATCTCGGGCTCGGCGACCTCCAACAACCAGCACCCGCTCCAGGTCATGCGCCAGGACGTGAGCGTCCCGCAGCTGCACGCCTTCCTCGGGCAGTCCTGGTACGACGCGGGCGGCTCCGTGCTGCTCGGCCAGCCCCCGACCGTCCCCGGCTTCGCCTGA
- a CDS encoding alpha/beta hydrolase yields MYVLVHGAGMGASCWEPLLPHLDGPALAVDLPGRGARSDVPLTSVTLDACAQALLDDVAGIEGDDLVLVAHSFAGVTVPRVMATLAPRLRHVVFLSAVVPPDGSAVLDQIDPGVREAVRASTGDGIYHQDPAGAQAMLCNDMDEAQTAWTLAQVTDDAAALLTEPVDLSGLAADVPRTYVRLTNDVCYTPALQEASARRVGGDEVFLDAGHMAMVTIPEQVAGVLRDTR; encoded by the coding sequence ATGTACGTCCTCGTCCACGGCGCCGGCATGGGCGCCAGCTGCTGGGAGCCGCTGCTCCCCCACCTCGACGGCCCCGCCCTCGCGGTCGACCTGCCCGGCCGCGGCGCGCGGTCCGACGTGCCGCTGACCTCCGTCACCCTCGACGCCTGCGCACAGGCCCTGCTGGACGACGTCGCCGGGATCGAGGGGGACGACCTCGTGCTGGTCGCCCACTCGTTCGCCGGCGTCACGGTGCCCCGCGTCATGGCGACCCTCGCCCCGCGGCTGCGCCACGTCGTCTTCCTGTCGGCGGTCGTGCCGCCCGACGGGTCCGCCGTCCTCGACCAGATCGACCCGGGCGTGCGCGAGGCGGTGCGGGCCTCGACGGGCGACGGCATCTACCACCAGGACCCGGCCGGCGCGCAGGCCATGCTCTGCAACGACATGGACGAGGCGCAGACCGCGTGGACCCTCGCGCAGGTCACCGACGACGCAGCGGCGCTGCTGACGGAGCCGGTCGACCTGTCCGGGCTGGCCGCCGACGTGCCCCGCACCTACGTGCGCCTGACGAACGACGTCTGCTACACGCCGGCCCTGCAGGAGGCCTCCGCGCGGCGCGTGGGTGGCGACGAGGTCTTCCTCGACGCCGGCCACATGGCCATGGTGACGATCCCGGAGCAGGTCGCGGGGGTGCTGCGGGACACGCGCTGA
- a CDS encoding SDR family oxidoreductase — protein MELATATPRFAERTVLVTGATGGLGTEICRRIAGEAGRLVVTDLDDAPCHELVRSLPGDGHRAIRLDVADEGSWVAALDQVAADQGLHALVNNAALGSLATVEDESVEHWEEVVRVDQTGTFLGMKHGGPLIEASGGGAIVNLCSILGTVGGFGNSFAYHAAKGAVRTMTKNAALHWATRGVRVNSLHPGFIGTPPLLERFEGTERHAAMLAGTPMGRLGTPAEIAAVVAFLASDDAAYMTGSEVYADGGWTAR, from the coding sequence ATGGAGCTCGCAACGGCGACGCCGCGGTTCGCGGAGCGCACCGTGCTGGTCACGGGGGCCACCGGCGGCCTGGGGACCGAGATCTGCCGACGCATCGCCGGCGAGGCCGGACGGCTCGTCGTCACCGACCTCGACGACGCACCCTGCCACGAGCTCGTCCGCTCCCTGCCCGGCGACGGCCACCGGGCGATCCGTCTGGACGTGGCCGACGAGGGCTCCTGGGTCGCGGCCCTCGACCAGGTCGCCGCCGACCAGGGGCTCCACGCCCTGGTCAACAACGCGGCCCTCGGCAGCCTCGCCACGGTCGAGGACGAGTCGGTCGAGCACTGGGAGGAGGTCGTCCGCGTCGACCAGACCGGCACCTTCCTCGGCATGAAGCACGGCGGCCCGCTCATCGAGGCGTCCGGCGGCGGGGCCATCGTCAACCTCTGCTCGATCCTCGGCACGGTCGGTGGCTTCGGCAACTCGTTCGCCTACCACGCCGCCAAGGGCGCGGTGCGCACCATGACCAAGAATGCGGCACTGCACTGGGCCACCCGGGGCGTGCGGGTCAACTCGCTCCACCCGGGGTTCATCGGCACCCCGCCGCTGCTCGAGCGCTTCGAGGGGACGGAGCGGCACGCGGCGATGCTCGCGGGCACGCCGATGGGGCGCCTCGGCACGCCCGCGGAGATCGCGGCCGTCGTCGCCTTCCTGGCGAGCGACGACGCGGCGTACATGACCGGCTCGGAGGTCTACGCGGACGGCGGCTGGACCGCCCGCTGA
- a CDS encoding aromatic ring-hydroxylating dioxygenase subunit alpha, with product MTIELTPQNVYDVAPADLVQEDRVAGRVYTDPAIFELEMVKIFESTWIWVAHDSELPKPGSFKSTFVGRHPVIVSRDRKGVVHTLVNRCRHRGASVCEKRTGEANGFTCPYHAWSYGLDGKLRGIPYPDGYEGVMSKEGMGLKKLRTESYGGMIFATLADDIEPLEDFLGDVKTWIDRFMKQGGGYPIKVLGTHQFRFKGNWKIQLENTTDGYHFPIVHRSWMASVDAETADMMSFMTDPEAVTHDLGNGHSVGQMVPEHSDLDDDDGTEPLQARFAPLVERLRGHGLDDAAIRKLVRSMHGTGFNLNLFPNVSLSSAFFRTLRPISVDETVIEHVAIGPDGPPEIVDEVNRERLRVHEHFQGPFGFGTPDDAEGWDRVQRGAAGAPELPIMVNRGLAREKPSPEGWATSHITDETGMRAAYAHWKQMMSDD from the coding sequence ATGACCATTGAGCTGACCCCGCAGAACGTGTACGACGTGGCGCCGGCCGACCTCGTCCAGGAGGACCGCGTCGCCGGCCGGGTCTACACCGACCCCGCGATCTTTGAGCTCGAGATGGTCAAGATCTTCGAGTCCACGTGGATCTGGGTCGCCCACGACTCCGAGCTGCCCAAGCCGGGCTCCTTCAAGTCGACCTTCGTCGGCCGCCACCCCGTGATCGTCAGCCGCGACCGCAAGGGCGTGGTGCACACCCTCGTCAACCGGTGCCGCCACCGTGGTGCGAGCGTGTGCGAGAAGCGGACGGGGGAGGCCAACGGCTTCACGTGTCCCTACCACGCGTGGTCCTACGGGCTGGACGGCAAGCTGCGCGGCATCCCGTACCCCGACGGCTACGAGGGTGTCATGTCGAAGGAGGGCATGGGGCTGAAGAAGCTCCGCACCGAGTCCTACGGCGGGATGATCTTCGCGACCCTGGCCGACGACATCGAGCCGCTGGAGGACTTCCTCGGTGACGTGAAGACGTGGATCGACCGCTTCATGAAGCAGGGCGGCGGCTACCCGATCAAGGTGCTCGGCACCCACCAGTTCCGCTTCAAGGGCAACTGGAAGATCCAGCTGGAGAACACCACCGACGGCTACCACTTCCCGATCGTGCACCGCTCGTGGATGGCCTCCGTCGACGCCGAGACGGCCGACATGATGTCGTTCATGACCGACCCCGAGGCGGTCACCCACGACCTGGGCAACGGCCACAGTGTGGGCCAGATGGTGCCCGAGCACTCCGACCTCGACGACGACGACGGCACCGAGCCGCTGCAGGCGCGCTTCGCCCCGCTCGTGGAGCGCCTGCGCGGCCACGGCCTCGACGACGCCGCGATCCGGAAGCTGGTGCGCTCGATGCACGGCACGGGGTTCAACCTCAACCTGTTCCCCAACGTCTCGCTCTCGAGCGCGTTCTTCCGCACGCTGCGCCCGATCAGCGTCGACGAGACCGTGATCGAGCACGTCGCCATCGGCCCCGACGGGCCGCCGGAGATCGTCGACGAGGTGAACCGCGAGCGGCTCCGGGTGCACGAGCACTTCCAGGGCCCCTTCGGGTTCGGCACCCCCGACGACGCCGAGGGCTGGGACCGCGTGCAGCGCGGTGCCGCCGGCGCCCCGGAGCTCCCGATCATGGTCAACCGCGGTCTCGCCCGCGAGAAGCCGAGCCCCGAGGGCTGGGCCACCTCCCACATCACCGACGAGACGGGCATGCGCGCGGCGTACGCCCACTGGAAGCAGATGATGAGCGATGACTGA
- a CDS encoding PDR/VanB family oxidoreductase, giving the protein MTDTRTDGTQEVRVAEIVAETPAVRTLRLEKLDGAPFAGYEAGAHVDVTGPTGILRQYSLCSPPEESTSILIAVKREPASRGGSVALHELQVGDVLQVGRPRNLLGLAADATHHVLVAGGIGVTPLLSMAYALDKRGGEFTLHYFARSREEMAFRELLEERAGFRDRVRLHVGVDLATQEQVLRAAVAEAPAGAHVYTCGPAPFMDQVVAVASPVVGADAVHVEHFVAEAVDTSADTAFTVALDTGEEFEVPADRSILSVLEDNGIEVFKSCTEGICGSCVSGLLEGVADHRDQCISAADKAAGTEIALCVSRAKTDRLVIELY; this is encoded by the coding sequence ATGACCGACACCCGGACCGACGGCACCCAGGAGGTGCGCGTCGCGGAGATCGTGGCCGAGACGCCGGCGGTGCGCACGCTCCGCCTGGAGAAGCTCGACGGTGCGCCGTTCGCGGGCTACGAGGCGGGTGCCCACGTCGACGTGACGGGCCCCACCGGGATCCTGCGGCAGTACTCGCTGTGCAGCCCGCCGGAGGAGTCCACGAGCATCCTCATCGCGGTCAAGCGCGAGCCCGCCTCGCGGGGCGGCTCGGTGGCGCTGCACGAGCTGCAGGTCGGGGACGTCCTGCAGGTCGGCCGGCCCCGCAACCTCCTGGGCCTGGCGGCCGACGCCACCCACCACGTGCTCGTCGCCGGGGGGATCGGGGTGACGCCGCTGCTGTCGATGGCCTACGCCCTCGACAAGCGGGGTGGCGAGTTCACGCTGCACTACTTCGCGCGCTCGCGCGAGGAGATGGCGTTCCGCGAGCTGCTGGAGGAGCGCGCCGGGTTCCGCGACCGCGTGCGCCTGCACGTCGGGGTCGACCTGGCGACGCAGGAGCAGGTCCTGCGCGCGGCGGTGGCGGAGGCCCCCGCCGGGGCGCACGTCTACACGTGCGGTCCCGCGCCGTTCATGGACCAGGTCGTCGCGGTGGCGTCCCCGGTCGTCGGCGCCGACGCCGTCCACGTCGAGCACTTCGTGGCCGAGGCGGTCGACACGAGCGCCGACACCGCGTTCACCGTCGCCCTCGACACCGGCGAGGAGTTCGAGGTGCCGGCCGACCGGTCGATCCTCTCGGTGCTCGAGGACAACGGCATCGAGGTCTTCAAGTCGTGCACCGAGGGGATCTGCGGGTCCTGCGTCTCGGGCCTGCTCGAGGGCGTCGCCGACCACCGCGACCAGTGCATCTCCGCGGCGGACAAGGCCGCGGGCACCGAGATCGCCCTGTGCGTGTCGCGGGCGAAGACGGACCGGCTGGTCATCGAGCTGTACTGA
- a CDS encoding PAS domain S-box protein, which produces MVVDPQAPELTLGDFRSLAMATNTCLLLHDAETKRILWANPAASELLGWSVTELRPLTASDMSSSAQQYDRVLGRAWLQVAAETGVNRIEWHYRTRDGRVIPTEAVAVRVELDQGPALLVHFRDIEREQAIERQLRLTTSYVESLAQHTSTIAVMLDPDGVVRFATDTALAALGAPAEREPGRIEELARITVGGTTDSPVGWVEAAAAAVPVTHVQLDVTRPGGERAWLEGTLEAVQGGDEQDGFLMILHDVSDRVHGQLRRQRELHQENYLARYNAMGDMAMAIAHELGQPLAAAYNFLAGAAARARAAGAPAATPQEDPVAYGIASATTQIERARAIVNALRSFVGHLEQIEREEDLNEIVDECLHFVQLRAADAGVEVRLDLAPAPVHVRCERVLTGQVLLNLCFNAVDALAGVPPAQRRLTITTRDEGGSGLLTVDDAGPGLTRDPFEESFTSKEHGSGIGLALSYRIVTRQHGTIWAERSPDGGSRFAVRLPRTAPPR; this is translated from the coding sequence ATGGTCGTCGACCCGCAGGCCCCCGAGCTCACCCTGGGCGACTTCCGCTCGCTGGCGATGGCGACGAACACCTGCCTGCTGCTGCACGACGCGGAGACGAAACGCATCCTGTGGGCCAACCCGGCGGCCAGCGAACTGCTCGGCTGGAGCGTCACCGAGCTCCGCCCGCTGACGGCCTCCGACATGAGCAGCTCGGCGCAGCAGTACGACCGCGTCCTCGGCCGCGCCTGGCTCCAGGTCGCCGCCGAGACCGGCGTCAACCGCATCGAGTGGCACTACCGCACCCGCGACGGGCGTGTGATCCCGACGGAGGCCGTCGCCGTGCGCGTGGAGCTCGACCAGGGCCCCGCCCTCCTCGTGCACTTCCGCGACATCGAGCGCGAGCAGGCGATCGAGCGCCAGCTGCGGCTCACCACGTCGTACGTCGAGTCCCTGGCCCAGCACACGTCCACGATCGCCGTCATGCTCGATCCCGACGGCGTCGTGCGGTTCGCGACGGACACGGCGCTCGCGGCGCTCGGGGCACCGGCCGAGCGGGAGCCGGGCCGGATCGAGGAGCTGGCCCGGATCACGGTGGGGGGCACCACCGACAGCCCGGTCGGCTGGGTCGAGGCGGCGGCCGCGGCCGTTCCCGTGACCCACGTGCAGCTCGACGTCACGCGGCCGGGCGGCGAGCGGGCGTGGCTCGAGGGCACGCTCGAGGCGGTGCAGGGCGGCGACGAGCAGGACGGCTTCCTCATGATCCTGCACGACGTCTCCGACCGGGTGCACGGCCAGCTGCGCCGCCAGCGGGAGCTGCACCAGGAGAACTACCTGGCGCGCTACAACGCGATGGGCGACATGGCGATGGCCATCGCGCACGAGCTGGGGCAGCCGCTCGCCGCGGCGTACAACTTCCTCGCCGGCGCCGCCGCCCGGGCGAGGGCTGCGGGCGCGCCCGCGGCCACGCCGCAGGAAGACCCGGTCGCCTACGGCATCGCGAGCGCCACGACGCAGATCGAGCGCGCCCGGGCGATCGTCAACGCGCTGCGGTCGTTCGTCGGCCACCTCGAGCAGATCGAGCGCGAGGAGGACCTCAACGAGATCGTCGACGAGTGCCTCCACTTCGTGCAGCTCCGGGCCGCGGACGCCGGCGTCGAGGTGCGGCTCGACCTCGCCCCCGCGCCGGTGCACGTGCGCTGCGAGCGGGTGCTGACCGGCCAGGTCCTGCTCAACCTCTGCTTCAACGCCGTCGACGCGCTCGCCGGGGTGCCGCCCGCGCAGCGCCGGCTCACCATCACGACGCGCGACGAGGGCGGCTCGGGCCTCCTCACCGTGGACGACGCCGGGCCCGGGCTGACGCGCGACCCGTTCGAGGAGTCCTTCACCTCGAAGGAGCACGGCAGCGGCATCGGCCTCGCCCTCAGCTACCGCATCGTCACGCGCCAGCACGGCACCATCTGGGCCGAGCGGAGTCCCGACGGGGGCTCGCGCTTCGCCGTACGGCTGCCGCGGACGGCGCCGCCGCGGTGA
- a CDS encoding SDR family oxidoreductase, with protein MSAVVTGAGHGLGEVIVRHLHAQGHAVAVVDVDAAAAQQVAEDLDTDGATARAYAVDVTDRAALERLLTAVVDELGDVRVLVNNAARTQARPVMDITAAELESVLAVNVGGTFQACQVFGAHMAANGYGRIVNMGSLAAQNGGTATGGHYASSKGAILSATKVFARELAGRGVTVNAVSPGPLDSPMVRSIVGDDLDSYLKAIPVGRLGDMGFVAEMVALLASPGAASVTGACWDANGGLYVR; from the coding sequence GTGAGTGCCGTGGTGACCGGCGCCGGGCACGGCCTCGGCGAGGTCATCGTGCGGCACCTGCACGCCCAGGGCCACGCGGTGGCGGTCGTCGACGTCGACGCGGCGGCCGCGCAGCAGGTCGCGGAGGACCTGGACACCGACGGCGCCACGGCCCGCGCCTACGCCGTGGACGTCACCGACCGCGCCGCGCTCGAGCGGCTGCTCACGGCTGTGGTGGACGAGCTCGGCGACGTACGGGTGCTCGTCAACAACGCCGCCCGCACCCAGGCGCGGCCCGTCATGGACATCACGGCCGCGGAGCTCGAGTCCGTGCTGGCCGTCAACGTCGGCGGCACGTTCCAGGCGTGCCAGGTGTTCGGCGCGCACATGGCGGCGAACGGCTACGGCCGCATCGTCAACATGGGGTCCCTCGCCGCACAGAACGGCGGCACCGCCACGGGCGGGCACTACGCGTCGTCGAAGGGCGCGATCCTCTCGGCGACGAAGGTGTTCGCCCGGGAGCTCGCCGGTCGGGGAGTCACGGTCAACGCCGTGTCGCCGGGGCCGCTCGACTCGCCGATGGTGCGGTCGATCGTCGGGGACGACCTCGACTCCTACCTGAAGGCGATCCCCGTGGGGCGCCTCGGGGACATGGGCTTCGTCGCCGAGATGGTCGCGCTGCTCGCCTCGCCGGGCGCGGCCTCGGTGACGGGTGCCTGCTGGGACGCCAACGGCGGGCTCTACGTGAGGTGA
- a CDS encoding aromatic-ring-hydroxylating dioxygenase subunit beta — translation MTDTLTPAPARSAVAIDDPRVRRAIELVWHEADLLDRKEYDAWQALYADDAIYVIPIERDAEDFDDILNMVYDDQRMRAMRVTRMTEGHAIAAVDAAVTVRTVSRFVVTGVEDSVVSLRAAQVLVAFKRGTHDLWAGDVDYRIRLGADRAEDRFVRKVVRLVDADAATPAAGFLL, via the coding sequence ATGACTGACACCCTGACCCCCGCACCCGCCCGGTCGGCCGTGGCGATCGACGACCCGCGGGTACGCCGCGCGATCGAGCTCGTCTGGCACGAGGCGGACCTGCTGGACCGCAAGGAGTACGACGCGTGGCAGGCGCTCTACGCCGACGACGCGATCTACGTGATCCCGATCGAGCGTGACGCCGAGGACTTCGACGACATCCTCAACATGGTCTACGACGACCAGCGGATGCGGGCCATGCGGGTCACCCGCATGACGGAGGGCCACGCCATCGCCGCCGTGGATGCCGCCGTCACGGTTCGCACGGTCTCGCGCTTCGTGGTGACCGGTGTCGAGGACTCCGTCGTCTCCCTCCGCGCGGCGCAGGTGCTCGTGGCGTTCAAGCGCGGCACCCACGACCTGTGGGCCGGCGACGTCGACTACCGCATCCGCCTCGGCGCCGACCGCGCCGAGGACCGCTTCGTGCGCAAGGTCGTGCGGCTCGTCGACGCCGACGCGGCCACCCCGGCCGCCGGGTTCCTGCTGTGA
- a CDS encoding NAD(P)/FAD-dependent oxidoreductase — MDDVRDVVVVGGGFAGLTAARELSQRGHGVTVLEARDRLGGRTLVEPRLGRCLELGGTWVHWAQPMVWAEMQRYGLEVVASPAPESAVWRAGGERHHGSVEEFRGLLDPGMQRTIADATAHFPLPWRPLGSGVDAVAELDRRSIADRIDELTLPEVEDALVRGMWAVNFHGPIEHGALTQALRWGAAAGGDWNRLLEVCGTYKLVGGTAALVDAIVADTTAEIVLGATVVRVEHDDDGARVVLASGEEVHARQVVLTLPQGVLGSVDVAPPLSPAKQQAAREGQATAGVKVWIEVRGEHRPFVFLGDPTEPLTFGSLEYAAKTSHLVAFGPSAAALDVTDVRSVEAALHRYRPDLEVLAVAAHDWVADPLARETWPMQRPGQLTGQLAALQEPEGRVHLAGSGYANGWAGFIDGAIESGLTAARRVDGLLGRPPRVPVPH; from the coding sequence GTGGACGACGTGCGTGACGTGGTCGTGGTGGGCGGCGGCTTCGCCGGCCTGACGGCAGCGCGGGAGCTGAGCCAGCGGGGCCACGGCGTCACGGTGCTAGAGGCACGGGACCGGCTGGGCGGACGCACCCTGGTGGAGCCGCGCCTCGGCCGGTGCCTCGAGCTCGGTGGCACGTGGGTGCACTGGGCCCAGCCGATGGTGTGGGCGGAGATGCAGCGCTACGGCCTGGAGGTCGTGGCCAGCCCGGCACCGGAGTCCGCCGTCTGGCGTGCCGGCGGGGAGCGCCACCACGGCTCGGTCGAGGAGTTCCGGGGACTCCTCGACCCGGGCATGCAGCGCACCATCGCCGACGCCACCGCACACTTCCCCCTGCCGTGGCGACCGCTGGGCTCCGGCGTGGACGCGGTGGCGGAGCTCGACCGCCGCTCCATCGCCGACCGCATCGACGAGCTGACCCTCCCGGAGGTCGAGGACGCCCTGGTGCGGGGCATGTGGGCCGTCAACTTCCACGGCCCGATCGAGCACGGCGCCCTCACCCAGGCCCTCCGCTGGGGGGCCGCAGCCGGTGGCGACTGGAACCGGTTGCTCGAGGTCTGCGGGACCTACAAGCTGGTGGGCGGCACCGCCGCCCTGGTGGACGCGATCGTCGCGGACACCACCGCTGAGATCGTCCTCGGTGCGACGGTCGTGCGCGTCGAGCACGACGACGACGGCGCCCGCGTCGTCCTCGCGTCGGGGGAGGAGGTGCACGCCCGGCAGGTCGTCCTGACCCTCCCGCAGGGGGTCCTCGGCTCGGTGGACGTGGCGCCGCCCTTGTCGCCCGCGAAGCAGCAGGCGGCCCGGGAGGGGCAGGCGACGGCGGGCGTCAAGGTCTGGATCGAGGTGCGCGGCGAGCACCGTCCCTTCGTCTTCCTGGGCGACCCGACGGAGCCCCTCACCTTCGGTTCGCTCGAGTACGCCGCCAAAACCTCCCACCTCGTCGCCTTCGGGCCCAGCGCCGCGGCCCTCGACGTCACCGACGTGCGGTCCGTCGAGGCGGCCCTGCACCGCTACCGGCCCGACCTCGAGGTCCTCGCGGTTGCCGCCCACGACTGGGTGGCCGACCCCCTGGCGCGCGAGACCTGGCCGATGCAACGACCCGGACAGCTGACGGGACAGCTCGCGGCCCTGCAGGAGCCAGAGGGCCGGGTGCACCTGGCCGGCTCCGGCTACGCCAACGGCTGGGCCGGCTTCATCGACGGCGCCATCGAGAGCGGCCTGACCGCCGCTCGTCGCGTCGACGGGCTGCTCGGTCGCCCGCCGCGGGTCCCCGTCCCGCACTGA
- a CDS encoding helix-turn-helix domain-containing protein yields MQTISTQHVDEPARFDFWVSEIDRIMPMSLDTRPGVTRSFHGRASVHELGPMQLSRLSAGPMRVRHSRPTDDGSDCYKLMLQLAGEARVDHAGATRRLAAGNLVLCDTSRPYTLTYDDDFLAAVVLLPRPTIHLPAPSLQPLIGRPLTADSITGAAVASLVRSLTEDDRGDVGDPAAARLVDGTLSLVTALLLEEIEAAGPPSGPAMLLRAREHVERHLADPRLAPDTLASALGISRRYLFKVFAEEGTTVAGWIRDRRLERCARDLADPALAGQPIALVGARWGLGDPRHLARVFRARYGCTPTEYRRGVR; encoded by the coding sequence ATGCAGACGATCTCGACCCAGCACGTGGACGAGCCGGCACGCTTCGACTTCTGGGTCTCCGAGATCGACCGGATCATGCCGATGTCCCTGGACACCCGGCCCGGCGTGACGCGGTCGTTCCACGGGCGGGCCAGCGTCCACGAGCTGGGTCCGATGCAGCTCAGCCGTCTGAGCGCCGGGCCGATGCGGGTCCGTCACAGCCGGCCCACCGACGACGGGTCCGACTGCTACAAGCTCATGCTCCAGCTCGCGGGCGAGGCGCGCGTCGACCACGCCGGCGCCACGAGGCGGCTCGCCGCGGGCAACCTCGTCCTGTGCGACACGTCCCGGCCCTACACCCTCACCTACGACGACGACTTCCTGGCCGCGGTCGTGCTCCTGCCGCGCCCCACCATCCACCTGCCGGCGCCGTCCCTGCAGCCCCTCATCGGTCGCCCCCTCACGGCCGACTCGATCACCGGCGCGGCCGTCGCCTCCCTGGTGCGCTCCCTCACCGAGGACGACCGGGGCGACGTCGGCGACCCCGCGGCCGCCCGGCTGGTCGACGGCACGCTCTCGCTGGTCACGGCGCTCCTCCTCGAGGAGATCGAGGCGGCGGGCCCACCGTCGGGTCCGGCGATGCTGCTGCGGGCCCGGGAGCACGTCGAGCGTCACCTCGCCGACCCGCGGCTCGCGCCCGACACGCTCGCGTCGGCGCTCGGCATCTCGCGCCGCTACCTCTTCAAGGTCTTCGCGGAGGAGGGCACGACGGTGGCGGGCTGGATCCGCGACCGGCGGCTGGAGCGGTGCGCCCGCGACCTCGCCGACCCCGCGCTGGCCGGCCAGCCCATCGCGCTCGTCGGCGCCCGGTGGGGTCTCGGCGACCCGCGGCACCTGGCGCGCGTCTTCCGGGCGAGGTACGGCTGCACCCCGACGGAGTACCGCCGCGGCGTGCGCTGA